A stretch of Flavobacterium sp. N2270 DNA encodes these proteins:
- a CDS encoding WcaF family extracellular polysaccharide biosynthesis acetyltransferase: MLKFVVITFIMLYQDLSTFKVPEKFRGGGKFKVQLWGLVQYFLFHTSPQFMYGYRNFLLKIFGAKIGKNVLIRPSVKITYPWKLSIGDNTWIGEDCYLYNLAEIKIGSNVSIAHRNFFNTGGHEYIKTTFDIFAKPITINDQVWITSEVYVSPGVTVNKGAVIGVRSVVFKDIPEGVVCYGNPAKIIKNRIK; this comes from the coding sequence ATGCTTAAGTTTGTTGTTATTACTTTTATTATGTTATACCAAGATTTAAGTACTTTTAAAGTACCAGAAAAGTTTAGAGGAGGCGGAAAGTTTAAAGTACAGCTTTGGGGGTTAGTTCAATACTTTTTGTTTCACACTTCGCCACAATTTATGTACGGGTATAGAAATTTCTTATTAAAGATCTTTGGGGCAAAAATTGGTAAAAACGTTTTAATTAGACCAAGTGTAAAAATTACTTATCCATGGAAGTTGTCTATAGGTGATAATACATGGATTGGGGAAGATTGTTATTTATACAATTTGGCTGAAATAAAAATTGGGTCTAATGTTTCTATAGCTCATAGGAATTTTTTCAATACCGGAGGACATGAATATATAAAAACTACATTTGATATTTTTGCAAAACCAATAACAATTAATGATCAAGTTTGGATTACAAGTGAAGTTTACGTCTCTCCTGGCGTAACTGTTAATAAAGGTGCAGTAATTGGAGTTCGTAGTGTGGTTTTTAAAGACATACCAGAAGGTGTAGTTTGTTATGGAAATCCTGCTAAAATTATAAAAAACAGAATTAAGTAG
- a CDS encoding DUF6341 family protein, with protein MKSFFEAIGSLFSDFLFLPFDALRQLELTNWWAANFINWFFILICCGAFVYWIKQLNIFKANNEDDQDTTAHSFLK; from the coding sequence ATGAAATCATTTTTTGAAGCTATAGGTAGTCTTTTTTCAGACTTTTTATTTTTACCTTTTGACGCACTAAGACAGTTAGAATTAACAAACTGGTGGGCAGCTAATTTTATCAACTGGTTCTTTATTCTTATTTGTTGTGGTGCTTTTGTGTATTGGATTAAACAATTGAACATTTTCAAAGCAAATAATGAAGATGATCAAGATACAACGGCACACTCATTCTTAAAATAA
- the gmd gene encoding GDP-mannose 4,6-dehydratase, with translation MKTALITGINGQDGSYLAELLLEKGYEVHGIIRRSSTFNTERIEHLYIDSLIKDLHKKKKINLHYGDMTDSTNLIRVVQQIQPDEIYNLAAQSHVKVSFDMPEYTAETDGIGTLRLLEALRICGLTHKTKIYQASTSELYGKVQEIPQTETTPFYPRSPYGVAKMYAFWITKNYRESYGMYAVNGILFNHESERRGETFVTRKITLAAARIKHGIQDKLYLGNLDALRDWGYAKDYVECMWLMLQQDVPEDYVIATGLQYSVRYFCELAFKEAGIEIEWQGKNENEKGVCKETGVVLIEIDENYYRPAEVETLLGDPTKAKTKLGWNPSKTSIEELVKIMMKHDLQYVKLPRVC, from the coding sequence ATGAAAACAGCCTTAATTACAGGAATAAATGGACAAGACGGGTCTTATTTAGCAGAATTATTATTAGAAAAGGGTTATGAAGTACACGGAATCATAAGAAGAAGCTCAACTTTTAATACAGAGAGAATTGAACACTTATATATTGACAGTTTAATTAAAGACCTTCATAAAAAGAAGAAAATAAACCTTCATTATGGTGATATGACCGACTCTACCAATCTGATACGAGTAGTGCAACAAATTCAACCAGATGAAATTTACAATTTAGCAGCGCAATCGCATGTAAAGGTTTCTTTCGACATGCCAGAATATACGGCAGAAACTGATGGAATTGGTACTTTGCGCCTTTTAGAAGCATTAAGAATATGTGGTTTAACTCATAAAACAAAAATTTACCAAGCTTCCACTTCTGAACTTTATGGTAAAGTACAAGAAATACCTCAAACAGAAACAACTCCTTTCTACCCAAGATCTCCATATGGAGTAGCAAAAATGTATGCATTTTGGATTACTAAAAATTATCGTGAATCATATGGAATGTATGCTGTAAACGGAATTCTTTTTAATCATGAATCTGAACGTAGAGGAGAAACATTTGTAACGCGAAAAATTACTTTGGCTGCTGCAAGAATCAAACACGGCATACAGGATAAATTATACTTAGGTAATTTAGACGCCTTAAGAGATTGGGGTTATGCAAAAGACTATGTGGAGTGCATGTGGTTAATGCTACAACAAGATGTTCCTGAAGATTATGTAATTGCAACGGGTTTACAATATTCTGTTCGATATTTTTGTGAATTAGCATTTAAAGAAGCCGGTATTGAAATTGAATGGCAAGGTAAAAATGAAAACGAAAAAGGGGTTTGTAAAGAAACTGGTGTTGTATTGATTGAAATTGATGAGAATTACTATAGACCCGCTGAAGTTGAAACCCTATTAGGTGACCCAACAAAAGCAAAAACAAAGCTAGGCTGGAACCCAAGCAAAACTTCAATAGAAGAGTTGGTAAAAATAATGATGAAGCACGATTTACAATACGTTAAATTACCTAGAGTATGCTAA
- the fcl gene encoding GDP-L-fucose synthase, translating to MLKNSKIYIAGSNGMVGSAILRNLKENGFENIITKSSKELDLRNQKAVLDFFELEKPEFVFLAAAKVGGIHANSTYPAGFIYDNMMIQNNIIHSAHIHKVKKLLFLGSSCIYPKFAEQPLKENCLLTGALEPTNEAYAIAKISGLKMCEFYKKQYGSNFISAMPTNLYGINDNFDLENSHVLPALLRKFIEAKNNNKKEVVVWGSGTPLREFLFVDDLAEACIFLMHNYNDTEFVNIGTGLDVTIKELAETIKEIVGFSGNLVFDASKPDGTPRKLLDVSKINNLGWKYKVDLKNGIEKTLEWAKENDFKVFKV from the coding sequence ATGCTAAAGAATTCGAAAATATATATTGCAGGTTCAAACGGAATGGTGGGCTCAGCTATTCTAAGAAACCTAAAGGAAAATGGGTTTGAAAATATAATTACAAAATCATCAAAAGAGCTAGATTTAAGAAATCAAAAGGCGGTTTTGGATTTTTTTGAATTGGAAAAACCAGAATTTGTTTTTTTAGCTGCGGCTAAAGTTGGTGGGATTCACGCTAATAGCACTTATCCAGCAGGTTTTATTTATGATAACATGATGATTCAAAACAATATAATTCATTCAGCTCATATTCATAAAGTTAAAAAACTATTGTTCTTAGGTAGTTCATGTATTTACCCGAAATTTGCCGAACAACCTTTAAAGGAAAACTGTTTACTTACGGGAGCTTTAGAGCCAACTAATGAAGCTTATGCAATTGCAAAAATTTCAGGTTTAAAAATGTGCGAGTTTTATAAAAAACAATATGGAAGTAATTTTATCTCGGCTATGCCTACTAACTTATATGGCATAAATGATAATTTTGATCTAGAAAACTCGCATGTTCTGCCAGCTTTATTACGAAAATTTATTGAAGCAAAGAATAACAACAAAAAAGAAGTTGTAGTTTGGGGATCAGGAACACCTTTGCGAGAATTTTTATTTGTTGACGACTTAGCTGAGGCTTGTATTTTTTTAATGCATAATTATAACGACACGGAATTTGTAAACATTGGTACTGGTTTAGACGTAACTATAAAAGAATTAGCAGAAACCATAAAAGAAATCGTTGGCTTTTCTGGAAACTTAGTTTTTGATGCTTCAAAGCCAGATGGAACCCCCAGAAAACTTCTCGATGTTTCAAAAATAAATAATTTAGGTTGGAAATATAAAGTTGATTTAAAAAATGGAATTGAAAAAACACTAGAATGGGCAAAAGAAAATGATTTTAAAGTGTTTAAAGTTTAA
- a CDS encoding O-antigen ligase family protein: MFIIALYFILRAIARFFILKNTSVFFFHGEYTSDLGLVPKELNAVYVGAFSSLAFIYFLIKQTKSKLDYFIVVLLLVFIFMLNVNAILFSTAVLVGIYFSFYSKTSNRMRLRNLILIISILISSLFYKTINNFFIHEFKTNTSKGIGHDVISGLPSEKHKVTIYEAWNNKTFSPNDFFPGTAFRVYQARLFFEFLKEESIFLKGFGLNASYQKIEEKGIKYNVFPGNEYKEGYQKKNFHNQYVQVFAELGLIGFVFFLIILFINIKNAFQSKNFMHIAFAILMISLFLTESFLWRQRGVVFFTLFYCLFNYNKKEEN, encoded by the coding sequence ATGTTTATTATAGCATTGTATTTTATTTTAAGAGCAATAGCAAGGTTTTTTATTTTGAAAAACACAAGTGTATTTTTCTTTCATGGAGAATATACTTCTGATTTAGGATTAGTTCCTAAAGAATTAAATGCTGTTTATGTTGGCGCTTTTTCTAGCTTAGCATTTATTTACTTTTTAATTAAACAAACAAAAAGCAAATTGGATTATTTTATTGTGGTTCTTTTGCTTGTTTTTATTTTTATGCTGAATGTAAATGCGATACTGTTTTCAACCGCTGTACTAGTTGGAATTTATTTTTCTTTTTATTCTAAAACATCAAATAGAATGCGTTTAAGAAATTTGATTTTAATTATTTCAATTTTAATTAGCTCACTTTTTTACAAAACGATAAATAATTTTTTTATTCATGAATTTAAAACCAACACGAGTAAAGGCATTGGACATGATGTGATTTCTGGACTCCCTTCTGAAAAGCACAAGGTTACTATATATGAAGCATGGAATAATAAAACCTTTTCGCCAAATGATTTCTTCCCAGGAACTGCATTTAGAGTTTATCAAGCTCGTTTGTTTTTTGAGTTTTTAAAAGAAGAATCTATTTTTTTAAAAGGTTTTGGTCTTAATGCATCTTATCAGAAAATAGAAGAGAAAGGAATAAAATATAATGTTTTCCCAGGAAACGAATATAAAGAAGGTTACCAAAAAAAGAATTTTCATAATCAATATGTACAAGTTTTTGCAGAGTTAGGGTTAATAGGCTTTGTGTTTTTTTTGATTATATTGTTTATTAATATAAAAAATGCTTTTCAAAGCAAAAATTTTATGCATATTGCTTTTGCAATCCTAATGATAAGCTTATTTTTGACGGAGTCTTTTTTATGGAGGCAAAGAGGTGTTGTGTTTTTTACACTATTTTATTGCTTATTTAACTATAACAAAAAAGAAGAAAATTAG
- a CDS encoding phenylacetate--CoA ligase family protein, whose protein sequence is MFNLFNLTLKLNGFPIKKAQADFKEILNVTDEDYAKYIEHKKREIVEFHLKNNTFYKNLAEKETFENWNNLPILNKKNLQKPLKERLSKGYSEKSVFVNKTSGSSGDPFVFAKDKEAHAITWASIIHRFGWYNVDFNKSYQARFYGIPLDFIGYQKERLKDYLSKRYRFPIFDLSDKKLDGVLNHFKTKKFDYINGYTSSIVLFGKYLKSKNIILTDVCPALKVCMVTSEMLFDEDKALLEKHLGIPIVNEYGASELDLIAFQNPKGEWQVNSETLFVEILDENNQPVPNGVEGKIVITSLYNKAHPFIRYEIGDVGVLDEKSTAKKPILKKLIGRTSDVALLPSGKKSPGLTFYYVTKSIIEDDGNVKEFIVRQTKLDTFEIDYVSEIELSKEQIDAIEKAIEKYLEPGLLFTYNRKEILKRTQRGKLKQFQSML, encoded by the coding sequence ATGTTTAACTTATTTAATCTTACTTTAAAACTAAATGGTTTTCCAATTAAGAAAGCGCAAGCTGACTTTAAGGAAATATTGAATGTTACTGATGAAGATTACGCTAAATATATTGAGCATAAAAAGCGAGAAATTGTTGAATTTCACTTAAAAAACAATACTTTTTATAAAAATTTAGCGGAAAAGGAAACTTTTGAAAACTGGAATAATTTACCAATTTTAAATAAAAAAAACTTACAAAAACCACTAAAAGAAAGACTTTCTAAAGGTTATTCAGAAAAATCAGTATTTGTAAATAAAACTTCTGGTTCAAGCGGCGATCCTTTTGTTTTTGCAAAAGATAAAGAAGCACATGCGATTACTTGGGCTTCTATAATTCATCGTTTTGGTTGGTATAATGTTGATTTTAACAAGTCTTATCAAGCGAGATTTTACGGAATTCCATTAGATTTTATAGGCTATCAAAAAGAACGTTTAAAAGATTATTTAAGTAAGCGCTATCGATTTCCAATCTTTGATTTATCGGATAAAAAATTAGATGGCGTTCTTAACCATTTTAAAACCAAAAAATTCGATTACATTAACGGATACACAAGTTCAATAGTTTTATTTGGGAAATATTTAAAAAGTAAAAATATAATACTAACAGATGTTTGTCCGGCTTTAAAAGTCTGTATGGTGACTTCTGAAATGTTGTTTGATGAAGATAAAGCTCTTCTCGAAAAACATCTTGGAATTCCAATAGTGAATGAATATGGAGCTTCAGAATTGGATTTAATTGCTTTTCAAAATCCAAAAGGAGAATGGCAAGTAAACTCGGAAACTTTGTTTGTAGAAATTTTAGACGAAAATAATCAACCCGTTCCAAATGGTGTAGAAGGAAAAATTGTAATTACTTCATTATACAATAAAGCACATCCGTTTATTAGATATGAAATTGGAGATGTTGGTGTTTTAGACGAAAAAAGTACCGCCAAGAAACCCATTTTAAAAAAATTAATTGGAAGAACAAGTGATGTAGCGCTTTTACCTAGCGGAAAAAAATCGCCTGGTTTAACTTTTTACTACGTAACTAAAAGTATTATTGAAGACGATGGAAATGTAAAAGAATTTATAGTTCGTCAAACGAAATTAGATACTTTTGAGATAGATTATGTAAGCGAAATAGAACTCAGTAAAGAACAAATTGACGCAATTGAAAAAGCAATAGAAAAGTACTTAGAACCAGGTTTACTTTTTACTTATAATAGAAAAGAAATATTGAAACGAACCCAAAGAGGAAAATTAAAGCAATTTCAATCGATGCTTTAA
- a CDS encoding NAD-dependent epimerase/dehydratase family protein: MQRILITGGSGFIGSNLVRFFCDKNNEVLNYDIKKPIDNLHINKWVEGDVLDYNQLSSTIKKFNPDYIFHFAARTDLDENKDINGYSANIKGVENIVKVVNELKSVKRTIYASSRMVCSIDYTPKDYNDYCPPNLYGESKMIGEGIVKKNAVHDYIIVRPTSIWGPFFHVPYRTFFDTIKNGTFFLPKGHNPKKSFGFVGNSVYQLENLLFCSTQVLNKDKTYYLTDYPPLELKTWSDLITKKTNGRTTREIPVYILKSIAILGDILAKLGWKQVPLTTFRYNNMITNMVYDTSELEKICGKLPYNLENGVDITLKWINKKVQD; encoded by the coding sequence ATGCAAAGAATATTAATTACTGGAGGCTCAGGTTTTATAGGATCTAATTTGGTTCGTTTTTTTTGCGATAAAAACAACGAGGTTTTAAATTATGACATTAAAAAACCAATTGACAATTTACACATTAATAAATGGGTAGAAGGAGATGTTTTAGATTATAATCAATTAAGTTCAACAATAAAAAAGTTTAATCCAGATTATATTTTTCATTTTGCCGCTAGAACTGATTTAGACGAAAATAAAGACATAAACGGATATTCTGCAAATATCAAAGGAGTAGAGAACATTGTTAAAGTTGTGAATGAATTAAAATCAGTCAAAAGAACAATTTATGCTTCGAGTAGAATGGTTTGCAGTATTGATTATACCCCAAAAGATTATAATGATTACTGTCCACCAAATTTGTATGGAGAGAGTAAAATGATAGGAGAGGGAATTGTTAAAAAAAATGCAGTACATGATTATATTATAGTTAGGCCAACATCTATTTGGGGGCCTTTTTTCCATGTTCCATATCGTACTTTTTTTGACACAATAAAAAACGGCACTTTTTTCTTGCCTAAAGGGCATAATCCTAAAAAATCATTTGGATTTGTTGGTAATTCAGTATATCAATTAGAAAATTTATTGTTTTGTTCAACACAAGTTTTAAACAAAGATAAAACATATTATTTAACTGATTACCCTCCATTAGAACTTAAAACATGGTCTGATTTAATTACAAAAAAAACAAACGGAAGAACTACAAGAGAGATTCCTGTTTATATTTTGAAATCAATTGCAATTCTAGGTGACATTCTTGCTAAATTAGGATGGAAGCAAGTTCCTCTCACTACATTTAGATATAATAACATGATAACAAATATGGTTTACGACACATCTGAACTAGAAAAAATATGTGGAAAATTACCTTATAATTTAGAAAATGGAGTAGATATTACCCTAAAGTGGATAAACAAAAAAGTGCAAGATTAA
- a CDS encoding UDP-glucuronic acid decarboxylase family protein — protein MKRVLITGAAGFLGSHLCDRFLAEGYFVIGMDNLITGDLKNIEHLFKEKNFEFYHHDITTFVHVPGELDYILHFASPASPIDYLRIPIQTLKVGSLGTHNLLGLARVKKARILIASTSEIYGDPLIHPQTEEYYGNVNTIGPRGVYDEAKRFQESITMAYHTFHGVETRILRIFNTYGPRMRLNDGRVIPAFIGQALRGEDLTVFGDGGQTRSFCYVDDQVEGIWRLLHSDYHMPVNIGNPDEITIKDFAEEIIKLTGTTQKIIYKDLPMNDPLQRQPDITKAREILGWEPKVGRAEGMKITYEYFKSLSAEELAKEEHKDFTKYIY, from the coding sequence ATGAAAAGAGTTTTAATAACAGGTGCAGCAGGGTTTTTAGGTTCACACTTATGTGATCGTTTTTTAGCAGAAGGATATTTTGTTATCGGAATGGATAACCTTATTACAGGTGACTTGAAAAATATTGAACATTTATTTAAGGAAAAAAATTTCGAATTTTACCATCATGATATAACAACATTTGTTCATGTTCCAGGTGAATTAGATTATATATTACATTTTGCATCGCCAGCAAGCCCAATCGATTATTTAAGAATTCCTATTCAAACTTTAAAAGTTGGGTCATTAGGAACGCATAATTTATTAGGTTTAGCACGAGTTAAAAAAGCACGAATACTTATTGCATCCACTTCTGAAATATATGGAGATCCATTAATACATCCACAAACTGAAGAATATTATGGAAATGTAAATACGATTGGTCCTCGAGGGGTTTATGATGAAGCCAAGCGTTTTCAAGAGTCTATAACCATGGCATATCATACTTTTCACGGAGTAGAAACTCGCATTTTAAGAATATTTAATACATATGGTCCCAGAATGCGACTAAATGACGGCCGTGTAATTCCGGCGTTTATTGGGCAAGCTTTAAGAGGTGAAGATTTAACTGTTTTTGGAGATGGTGGTCAAACACGTTCATTTTGTTATGTAGATGATCAAGTAGAAGGAATATGGAGATTATTGCATTCAGATTATCATATGCCTGTAAACATTGGTAATCCAGATGAAATAACCATTAAAGATTTTGCGGAAGAAATTATTAAATTGACCGGTACAACTCAAAAAATTATTTATAAAGATCTTCCCATGAATGATCCTTTGCAACGTCAACCAGATATTACAAAAGCAAGAGAAATTTTGGGATGGGAACCAAAAGTTGGTAGAGCTGAAGGAATGAAAATTACTTATGAATACTTTAAGTCATTGTCTGCAGAAGAATTAGCGAAAGAAGAACATAAAGATTTTACCAAATATATTTACTAA
- a CDS encoding undecaprenyl-phosphate glucose phosphotransferase, with product MQKRYSKYLRPISYFFDIVAVLLLFPYFFKGSNVSYLFFGTYLFLAWTILSFFSKLYAVYRFTTPVQILTKVTVQFLLFLLVVISFFPFYKTSNFSGSAIALYSTALLCVVLIFKAFLFFYIKKYRLITGNNYRNTIIVGYTKEAIDLKNIFENRPDYGYHFKGFFSDKKENKNIIGKSDLIKDFCMSEKIDEIYCSLNEISNEKLKDLIFFTDQNKIELKFIPDTKAIFSKNLKVDYYELFPVLSLRKTPLDEPYIKAFKRVFDVVFSFFVITLLLSWLVPLMAILIKLESKGPIFFKQNRPGINESDFVCYKFRSMKINESTEMEASRNDPRVTKIGKFIRKTSIDELPQFFNVLLGDMSIVGPRPHLWSQNKIYASKIQKYMVRHYVKPGITGLAQVKGYRGEIETDDDMINRIKFDVFYIENWSLLMDVKIIFQTVINIFKGEEKAY from the coding sequence GTGCAAAAAAGATATTCTAAATATTTAAGGCCAATTAGTTACTTTTTTGATATTGTAGCTGTATTGTTACTTTTTCCTTACTTTTTTAAAGGTTCTAATGTGTCCTATCTTTTTTTTGGGACCTATCTTTTTTTAGCATGGACTATTTTGTCTTTTTTCTCAAAGCTTTATGCGGTATATCGATTTACCACTCCTGTTCAAATTTTAACTAAAGTCACGGTACAATTTCTATTATTCTTATTAGTTGTAATTTCTTTTTTTCCTTTTTATAAGACGTCTAATTTTAGTGGCTCGGCTATAGCTCTTTACTCAACAGCATTATTGTGTGTTGTTTTGATTTTTAAAGCTTTTTTATTCTTTTACATTAAAAAGTACAGACTAATTACCGGTAATAACTATAGAAATACAATTATTGTAGGTTATACTAAAGAAGCTATTGATTTAAAAAATATTTTTGAGAACAGACCAGATTATGGTTATCATTTTAAAGGATTTTTTTCTGATAAAAAAGAAAATAAAAACATAATTGGTAAATCAGATTTAATAAAAGATTTCTGCATGTCTGAAAAAATAGATGAAATATATTGTTCCTTAAATGAAATTTCAAATGAAAAATTAAAGGATTTAATATTTTTTACCGATCAAAATAAAATTGAATTAAAGTTTATACCTGATACTAAAGCTATTTTTTCAAAAAATCTTAAGGTAGATTATTACGAGTTGTTTCCTGTTCTTTCTTTGCGAAAAACCCCTTTAGATGAACCCTATATAAAAGCTTTTAAAAGAGTTTTTGATGTTGTTTTTTCTTTCTTTGTTATTACGCTTTTATTATCATGGCTAGTTCCATTAATGGCAATACTTATAAAACTTGAATCTAAAGGACCAATATTTTTTAAACAAAATAGGCCAGGTATAAACGAGTCTGATTTTGTTTGTTATAAGTTTCGTTCTATGAAAATAAATGAAAGTACTGAAATGGAAGCTTCAAGGAATGACCCAAGGGTTACAAAAATTGGGAAATTTATTCGTAAAACAAGCATAGATGAGTTGCCTCAATTTTTTAATGTTTTACTTGGTGATATGTCAATTGTAGGGCCAAGACCTCATTTATGGTCACAAAACAAAATTTACGCTTCAAAAATTCAAAAATATATGGTGAGACATTATGTCAAACCTGGCATAACCGGTTTAGCACAAGTAAAAGGATATAGAGGAGAAATAGAAACGGATGATGATATGATTAACAGAATAAAATTTGACGTATTCTATATTGAGAATTGGTCGTTACTAATGGATGTTAAAATTATATTTCAAACCGTTATTAATATTTTTAAAGGCGAAGAAAAAGCATATTAA
- a CDS encoding glycosyltransferase family 2 protein, which yields MSGLVSIITPSYNSAKYIAETIQSVQNQTYTNWEMIIVDDCSSDNTEEIVKKIQQSDTRIHFFKLDQNSGSGVARNKGIEKASGEYMTFIDSDDIWFPEFIQNSIEAIQTSNAPFVFSSYRRSNEDLEFVYSDFIVPQKVTYTDVLKSNSISCLTAFLDINTLGKKYMPKIRKRQDMGLWLQYLKEIPYASGIQQTQAIYRIRENSLSRNKLNLLKYQWEFYRDVEKLNTFQSLYYMLHWMYRGFMKYRN from the coding sequence ATGAGCGGATTAGTTTCTATAATAACGCCTAGTTATAATTCTGCAAAATATATTGCCGAAACCATACAGTCGGTTCAAAATCAAACCTATACCAATTGGGAAATGATTATAGTGGATGATTGTTCTTCAGACAACACTGAAGAGATAGTTAAGAAAATCCAACAATCTGACACTCGAATACATTTTTTTAAGTTAGATCAAAACTCAGGAAGTGGTGTTGCCAGAAATAAAGGAATTGAAAAAGCATCGGGCGAGTACATGACTTTTATTGATTCTGATGACATTTGGTTTCCTGAATTTATACAAAACAGTATTGAGGCAATTCAAACAAGTAATGCTCCATTTGTTTTTTCATCTTATAGGCGTTCTAATGAAGATTTAGAATTTGTATATTCTGACTTTATAGTTCCTCAAAAAGTAACTTATACAGATGTTTTAAAAAGCAACTCTATAAGTTGTTTAACCGCGTTTTTAGACATAAATACTTTAGGCAAGAAATATATGCCAAAGATTAGAAAACGTCAAGATATGGGTTTGTGGTTGCAATATTTAAAAGAGATTCCTTATGCTAGTGGAATACAACAAACTCAAGCTATTTATAGAATTAGAGAAAATTCACTTTCAAGAAACAAATTGAATTTATTAAAATATCAATGGGAGTTTTATCGTGATGTTGAAAAGTTAAACACATTCCAATCATTATATTATATGCTCCATTGGATGTACCGCGGATTTATGAAATATCGTAATTAA
- the purD gene encoding phosphoribosylamine--glycine ligase: MTILLLGSGGREHALAWKMLQSKHCTKLFVAPGNAGTEAIATNVAINPNDFQAVKQLVLAENIQMVVVGPEDPLVNGIYDFFKNDSQLATIPVIGPSKLGAQLEGSKEFAKEFLVKHNIPTAAYDSFTKDTVEAGCAFLETLKAPYVLKADGLAAGKGVLILQDLEEAKTELRNMLVDAKFGDASSKVVIEEFLDGIELSCFVLTDGKNYKILPTAKDYKRIGEGDTGLNTGGMGAVSPVPFADAILLEKIETRIVKPTIEGLQKDNIEYKGFVFIGLINVKGEPIVIEYNVRMGDPETEVVMPRLKSDLVAIFDAMAKQELDKIELEIDERSATTIMVVSGGYPEDYEKGKEISGLDTVEDSLVFHAGTKLENGKVLSNGGRVLAITSYGNSFEEAIKKSYQNINKLHFDKMNYRKDIGFDL, encoded by the coding sequence ATGACTATTTTACTTTTAGGTTCTGGCGGAAGAGAACATGCTTTAGCTTGGAAAATGCTGCAAAGCAAACATTGCACAAAACTTTTTGTTGCACCAGGAAATGCTGGAACAGAAGCAATTGCAACAAATGTTGCTATAAATCCAAATGATTTTCAAGCGGTTAAACAATTGGTTTTAGCCGAAAACATTCAAATGGTTGTGGTTGGGCCTGAAGATCCATTGGTAAACGGAATCTATGATTTCTTTAAAAATGATTCTCAATTAGCAACGATTCCAGTAATTGGTCCATCAAAATTAGGTGCGCAGTTAGAAGGAAGTAAAGAATTTGCCAAAGAATTTTTGGTAAAACATAATATTCCAACTGCAGCTTACGATAGTTTTACAAAAGATACTGTTGAGGCGGGTTGCGCTTTCTTAGAAACATTAAAAGCTCCTTATGTTTTAAAAGCGGATGGTTTAGCCGCAGGAAAAGGTGTTTTAATTTTACAAGATTTAGAAGAAGCTAAAACCGAACTTAGAAACATGTTGGTCGATGCTAAATTTGGCGATGCAAGTTCAAAAGTGGTTATCGAAGAGTTTTTAGACGGAATTGAATTAAGTTGTTTTGTTTTAACAGATGGTAAAAATTACAAAATTCTTCCAACAGCTAAAGATTATAAAAGAATAGGTGAAGGCGATACAGGTTTAAATACTGGTGGAATGGGGGCAGTTTCTCCAGTTCCTTTTGCGGATGCTATTTTGCTTGAAAAAATAGAAACAAGAATTGTGAAACCTACTATTGAAGGTTTGCAAAAAGACAATATTGAATACAAAGGTTTTGTTTTTATTGGACTAATTAATGTAAAAGGAGAACCAATCGTTATTGAATATAATGTAAGAATGGGTGATCCTGAAACAGAGGTGGTGATGCCAAGATTAAAATCTGATTTGGTTGCGATTTTTGATGCTATGGCAAAACAAGAATTAGATAAAATTGAGTTGGAAATAGACGAAAGAAGCGCAACTACAATAATGGTTGTTTCTGGTGGTTATCCTGAAGATTATGAGAAAGGAAAAGAAATTTCAGGACTTGATACTGTTGAAGATTCATTGGTTTTTCATGCAGGTACAAAACTAGAAAACGGTAAAGTTCTTAGTAATGGAGGTAGAGTTTTGGCTATAACATCATATGGAAATAGCTTTGAGGAAGCCATAAAAAAATCTTATCAAAATATAAATAAGTTACACTTTGATAAGATGAATTACCGAAAAGATATCGGATTTGATTTATGA